From Deferrisoma camini S3R1, the proteins below share one genomic window:
- the rplM gene encoding 50S ribosomal protein L13: MKSYMATPQTAEREWFVVDAEGQTLGRLASRIATILRGKHKPTYTPHVDTGDFVVVVNAEKVHLTGNKLDQKMYWRHSGYPGGIKGRTARQMLERKPEDVLRLAVKGMLPKNILGRNMLRKLKIYAGPEHPHQAQQPRPLEL; this comes from the coding sequence ATGAAGAGCTATATGGCAACCCCCCAGACCGCGGAGCGGGAGTGGTTCGTGGTGGACGCCGAGGGGCAGACCCTGGGGCGGCTGGCGAGCCGGATCGCCACGATTCTCCGGGGGAAGCACAAGCCCACCTACACCCCCCACGTGGACACGGGGGATTTCGTGGTGGTGGTGAACGCGGAAAAGGTTCACCTGACCGGCAACAAGCTCGACCAGAAGATGTACTGGCGGCACTCCGGCTACCCCGGTGGGATCAAGGGCCGCACGGCCCGCCAGATGCTGGAGCGCAAGCCCGAGGACGTGCTCCGGCTGGCCGTGAAAGGCATGCTCCCCAAGAACATCCTGGGCCGGAACATGCTTCGGAAGCTGAAGATCTACGCGGGTCCGGAGCACCCCCACCAGGCCCAGCAGCCCAGGCCGTTGGAGCTCTAG
- the rpsI gene encoding 30S ribosomal protein S9, giving the protein MAQQMTHATGKRKTAIARVYLTPGDGRVIINRKRSLEEYFPREAHRRAVLAPLALTERLGKYTVKVTVKGGGPTGQAEAIRHGIARALVEEDADLRPLLKRAGLLTRDARIVERKKYGHHKARKSPQYSKR; this is encoded by the coding sequence ATGGCACAGCAGATGACCCATGCCACCGGCAAGCGGAAGACGGCCATTGCCCGGGTGTACCTCACCCCCGGCGACGGGCGGGTGATCATCAACCGGAAGCGATCCCTGGAGGAGTACTTCCCCCGCGAGGCCCACCGCCGGGCCGTGTTGGCCCCCCTGGCCCTGACCGAGCGGCTGGGCAAGTACACGGTGAAGGTGACCGTCAAGGGCGGCGGCCCCACGGGCCAGGCCGAGGCGATCCGCCACGGCATCGCCCGGGCCCTGGTGGAGGAGGACGCGGATCTTCGGCCCCTGCTCAAGCGGGCCGGTCTGCTGACCCGGGACGCCCGGATCGTGGAGCGCAAGAAGTACGGCCACCACAAGGCCCGGAAGAGCCCCCAGTACTCCAAGCGCTGA